The sequence below is a genomic window from Gossypium hirsutum isolate 1008001.06 chromosome A11, Gossypium_hirsutum_v2.1, whole genome shotgun sequence.
atataatataataaggcttaatatttaatatactagccgtataatttttttattccacaagcagcTTTAAAATATTGCCATGTgtatctttttttaataatttattatatctctATAGAACACTTGTCAATCCTTTAACTCTACTTATGGAGTCTAAAAATTTACTGACAGTACACCAAATATTTTTCCAtacaataattatataaatatttttttgctaAAACTTGTTTGAAACAATAGTTAAAACTCCCATCACGTACAGGATTAAATATTGTCATCTTCTTTTCCCTTCTCCTAATATTGTAAtgataacaaatatatataaatattctgatttttaaataaaattcagtttatttttagtaatgttcaaattttgattttggtccCTCTAAAATGGTTTGTCTTTATAATCTAATTTAAAAACACAGTTAATTAATccaaaataaatatgaattttttgttCTTAAAAGCATCCATTTTAACTCATCAGGCCGACACACACTTCTTGTTATTAATggtcaaattttgattttggtccATTTGTTGTGCtctaatttttatactttaatgaGTTTATATagtttagtccctttacttttataGTATCATTGTTAATTCAAATAGCTAACACCCTTATCAATTTCAGTTAAAACATGGacttgaatttttcataaaatcattttatttctgttatttcaaattaaagtaaaagaactaaatctcgattatgaaaataataaagggacccaaatcaaaatttgaccttttattaattaattttaacttataCAAAATTCAGGTCTAAAAAgtaaattacacaaaatttaactAACTTAAACCGGTAACCATGGAGCGTCCCTTTTATATATAAGTAAACAGAGCTGAGAACTGAAAATACACTCCGATCTTCATTCTCCATTTCCCGTCCGCTTGATTTCCATCAGACGGTGATAACCATGCCGATCCGAAACATAGCCGTGGGCCGACCCGAAGAGGCGACTCAACCGGACGCACTCAAAGCAGCTTTGGCTGAGTTCATCTCCACACTCATCTTCGTTTTCGCCGGGTCAGGCTCCGGCATGGCCTTTAACAAGTTGACCGACAACGGAGCCACCACTCCGGCCGGTCTTGTTGCCGCTTCTATAGCTCACGGCTTAGGACTTTTCGTCGCTGTATCCGTCGGCGCTAACATCTCCGGCGGTCACGTCAATCCCGCCGTCACTTTCGGCGCTTTCGTCGGCGGGAACATCAGTCTTTTACGCGGCATCCTCTATTGGATCGCTCAACTACTTGGCTCAACCGTCGCTTGCCTCTTGCTCAAGTTCGCTACTAGTGACATGGTAAACACACACCACTGGtcaaacaaaacatatataaacttttttacatttaattttaggattaatTTTAGAAccttgagttaaattttaaattaatctcaAGATTTTAAAACGtttcaattaagtccttaaattatcacttactaataatttagtgatcaaattttaataatctaACTATCTGTTTAAATGTAATTTTAACTCATACATAGCAtacaacatatttaaaacatgtaatttaTTTAGTAAGTACATAAAGTTGATGTTAAGATGCACGAATCAGGGCTTTATATCCAGTGGCGTATCTAGGCCtcccctaaaaaaaattatttatttaattttttttaattttaaaatttcaaattagtaaaagtaaaattatactttttcgctttaaaatgataaattttttatttaatcttttaaaaattataaaaatttagaagattaaaagttataatttaattttggcccctaaaaaattttcaatttcactcCTATTTATCTCCTTacttaacattaaaaaaataattagaatattttaaattttaagtattaatttaaatggttaatttttaaaaatgccCTGTAATTAATtaccatattaaaaaaattaaaaattattaccaatatatcaaaaaaataaaattatttactttttaataaaaatattaatttacggACCCGTAAGCTAGTTTATTCCTTCAACGTTTCCGCCCTAAATACCAATTTTGAAAATCAGTTATTTCCGTTATTTTTAATAGCGCTAATATA
It includes:
- the LOC121209537 gene encoding aquaporin TIP1-1, yielding MPIRNIAVGRPEEATQPDALKAALAEFISTLIFVFAGSGSGMAFNKLTDNGATTPAGLVAASIAHGLGLFVAVSVGANISGGHVNPAVTFGAFVGGNISLLRGILYWIAQLLGSTVACLLLKFATSDMTVPAFGLSSGVGVWNAVVFEIVMTFGLVYTVYATAIDPKKGDLGVIAPLAIGFIVGANILAGGAFDGASMNPAVSFGPALVSWSWDNHWIYWLGPLIGGGLAGLIYEFAFINQSHEQLPPTDY